A genomic segment from Streptomyces sp. NBC_00459 encodes:
- a CDS encoding thiolase C-terminal domain-containing protein, with protein sequence MTDETPDMPGRAAPEITEENAFFWTSGADGRLRLTECRSCAVLIHPPQPVCRHCHGQETGVRAVSGFATLIGFTVNHRFPAPGLPTPFVVAQVAIEEDPRVRLTTNIVQCEPDRLELGMRMEVVFERAGDAWLPLFRPAADQESPTAFPADAIEPARFRSHVRPMATPDKFEDKVAITGVGASEVGRRLLVPPLSLTVKACERAIADAGLTIADIDGLAAYPGAGAYGGFAEGGVMALEAALGVRPTWYNGGSETFGPGGSLIAAMLAVAGGLARHVLCFRTVWESSYGELVKRGRIAPPGAGAPAAGWMKPFGAISASHTLAMNAQRHFHRYGTTRETLGWIALNQRANAALNPTAIYRDPLTMDDYLQARTVTTPFGLYDCDVPCDGSVAVIVSAVDAARDLARPPVLVEAVGTQILERIEWDQSTLTHEPQVLGQSAHLWTRTSLRPTDVDVAQLYDGFTFNCLSWIEALGFCGIGEAKDFLDGGKNIARDGLLPLNTHGGQLSHGRTHGLGLVHEAITQLRGEADARQVPDARVAVVSTGGLTPSGAILFRTDT encoded by the coding sequence ATGACCGACGAGACCCCCGACATGCCGGGGCGGGCCGCGCCGGAGATCACAGAGGAGAACGCCTTCTTCTGGACCTCCGGCGCGGACGGCCGGCTGCGCCTGACGGAGTGCCGGTCCTGCGCGGTCCTCATTCATCCGCCGCAGCCGGTGTGCCGCCACTGCCACGGGCAAGAGACCGGCGTGCGGGCCGTCTCCGGCTTCGCGACCCTGATCGGCTTCACCGTCAACCACCGTTTCCCGGCACCCGGGTTGCCGACGCCGTTCGTCGTGGCCCAGGTCGCGATCGAGGAGGATCCCAGGGTCCGCCTCACCACCAACATCGTCCAATGCGAGCCCGACCGGCTGGAGTTGGGCATGCGCATGGAGGTCGTCTTCGAGCGGGCCGGGGACGCGTGGCTGCCCCTGTTCCGTCCGGCGGCCGACCAGGAGTCACCGACAGCCTTCCCCGCCGACGCCATCGAGCCCGCCCGGTTCCGGTCCCATGTACGCCCGATGGCGACGCCGGACAAGTTCGAGGACAAGGTCGCGATCACCGGCGTCGGCGCGTCGGAGGTCGGGCGCCGCCTTCTCGTGCCGCCCCTGTCCCTGACGGTGAAGGCCTGCGAACGCGCCATCGCCGACGCCGGGTTGACCATCGCCGACATCGACGGACTGGCGGCCTACCCGGGCGCCGGGGCGTACGGAGGCTTCGCCGAGGGCGGAGTGATGGCGCTGGAGGCCGCGTTGGGCGTCCGCCCCACCTGGTACAACGGCGGCAGCGAGACCTTCGGCCCCGGCGGCTCACTGATCGCGGCGATGCTCGCGGTCGCCGGCGGGCTGGCCCGGCATGTGCTGTGCTTCCGTACGGTCTGGGAGTCGTCGTACGGGGAACTGGTCAAGCGCGGCCGGATCGCCCCGCCCGGCGCGGGCGCACCGGCGGCGGGCTGGATGAAGCCCTTCGGCGCGATCTCCGCCTCGCACACCCTCGCCATGAACGCGCAACGCCACTTCCACCGCTACGGCACGACCCGCGAGACTCTCGGCTGGATCGCCCTCAACCAGCGGGCGAACGCCGCGCTCAACCCCACCGCGATCTACCGCGACCCGCTGACCATGGACGACTACCTCCAGGCCAGAACGGTCACCACCCCCTTCGGGCTGTACGACTGCGACGTGCCCTGCGACGGATCGGTCGCCGTGATCGTGTCCGCCGTCGACGCGGCCCGCGACCTGGCCAGACCGCCCGTCCTCGTGGAGGCGGTCGGCACCCAGATCCTCGAACGCATCGAGTGGGACCAGAGCACGCTCACCCACGAACCCCAGGTGCTCGGCCAGTCCGCCCACCTGTGGACCCGTACCTCGCTGCGGCCGACCGACGTCGACGTCGCCCAGCTCTACGACGGCTTCACCTTCAACTGCCTGTCCTGGATAGAGGCGTTGGGCTTCTGCGGGATCGGCGAGGCCAAGGACTTCCTGGACGGCGGCAAGAACATCGCCCGCGACGGACTGCTGCCCCTGAACACCCACGGCGGCCAGCTCTCGCACGGCCGCACCCACGGCCTGGGGCTGGTCCACGAGGCGATCACCCAGCTGCGCGGGGAGGCCGACGCGCGCCAGGTGCCGGACGCCCGGGTCGCCGTGGTCAGCACCGGAGGACTCACCCCCAGCGGCGCGATCCTCTTCCGGACCGACACATGA
- a CDS encoding SDR family NAD(P)-dependent oxidoreductase — translation MKTAVVTGGSSGIGLAVAERLKADGYHVATLDLNPSDSAPALSQIADVTDRAQVDKALAAVRERLGPCTILVNAAGVAGYKRFQDLTFAAWQRVVDINLNSVFHCVQAVLPDMLEAGWGRIVNISSSSAQSGQQFMTHYVAAKSAVNGLTKALALELGPAGITVNAVPPGFIDTPMLRRAESRELLGGTVEEHIERTPVRRVGRPEDIAAACAFLVSEEAGYITGQILGVNGGRNT, via the coding sequence ATGAAAACCGCAGTTGTCACCGGAGGCAGCTCCGGGATCGGGCTGGCCGTCGCCGAGCGACTGAAGGCCGACGGCTATCACGTCGCGACCCTCGACCTGAACCCATCCGACTCGGCCCCGGCACTGTCACAGATCGCCGACGTCACCGACCGGGCCCAGGTGGACAAGGCGCTGGCCGCCGTCCGGGAGCGGCTCGGACCATGCACCATCCTGGTCAACGCGGCCGGAGTGGCCGGCTACAAGCGGTTCCAGGATCTGACGTTCGCCGCCTGGCAGCGGGTCGTCGACATCAACCTCAACAGCGTCTTCCACTGCGTCCAGGCCGTACTGCCCGACATGCTGGAGGCGGGCTGGGGACGGATCGTCAACATCTCCTCCTCCAGCGCCCAGTCCGGGCAGCAGTTCATGACGCACTACGTCGCGGCCAAGTCGGCGGTCAACGGCCTGACCAAGGCGCTGGCACTCGAACTGGGCCCGGCCGGCATCACCGTCAACGCGGTGCCACCGGGCTTCATCGACACACCCATGCTGCGCAGGGCGGAGTCGCGCGAACTGCTCGGCGGGACGGTCGAGGAACACATCGAGCGCACCCCCGTACGGCGGGTCGGACGCCCCGAGGACATCGCCGCGGCCTGCGCGTTCCTCGTCTCGGAGGAGGCCGGGTACATCACCGGGCAGATCCTGGGCGTGAACGGCGGGCGCAACACATGA
- a CDS encoding SDR family oxidoreductase: MRFQDKVAIVTGAGQGIGEDYARALAAEGARVVVAEINEEQGQRVAKDIDGAVFVRVDVGDPESAEAMAAAAVAEFGRIDYLVNNAAIYHSMKRDGLTTVDLDYLNRFLQVNLMGAIYCTRAVVPHMTEGGAIVNQSSTASYMATGYYGLAKAGINHLTASLAAELGGRNIRVNGIAPGPTDTEATGTVLPKEHQAAMAQRLALGRMGQPGDLTPTVLFLLSDAAGWLTGQVVAVDGGQGVRL; this comes from the coding sequence ATGCGGTTCCAGGACAAGGTGGCGATCGTCACCGGTGCCGGACAGGGAATCGGCGAGGACTACGCTCGGGCGCTGGCCGCCGAGGGTGCCCGCGTCGTCGTCGCCGAGATCAACGAGGAGCAGGGGCAGCGGGTCGCCAAGGACATCGACGGGGCGGTCTTCGTCAGGGTCGACGTCGGTGACCCGGAGTCGGCCGAGGCGATGGCCGCCGCCGCGGTCGCGGAGTTCGGCCGGATCGACTACCTGGTCAACAACGCCGCGATCTACCACAGCATGAAGCGCGACGGTCTCACCACCGTCGACCTGGACTACCTCAACCGCTTCCTCCAGGTGAACCTGATGGGCGCGATCTACTGCACCCGGGCGGTCGTCCCGCACATGACCGAGGGCGGCGCGATCGTCAACCAGTCGTCCACCGCCTCCTACATGGCCACCGGGTACTACGGGCTCGCCAAGGCCGGTATCAACCACCTCACCGCCTCGCTCGCCGCCGAACTCGGCGGCCGGAACATCCGGGTCAACGGCATCGCCCCGGGACCGACGGACACCGAGGCCACCGGCACCGTCCTGCCGAAGGAACATCAGGCCGCGATGGCGCAGAGGCTGGCGCTCGGCCGGATGGGGCAGCCGGGCGACCTCACCCCGACCGTGCTGTTCCTGCTCTCCGACGCCGCGGGCTGGCTGACCGGCCAGGTCGTCGCCGTCGACGGCGGCCAGGGGGTCCGGCTGTGA
- a CDS encoding ferredoxin — translation MKVRVDPERCQGHTLCAMRAPKVFELSEIDGHSSVTDEEVPDDQQDQVVEAVRSCPERAIFVS, via the coding sequence GTGAAGGTACGGGTCGACCCGGAGCGCTGTCAGGGTCACACGCTCTGCGCCATGAGAGCTCCGAAGGTGTTCGAGCTCAGCGAGATCGACGGTCACTCGTCGGTGACCGACGAGGAGGTTCCGGACGACCAGCAGGACCAGGTCGTCGAGGCGGTCAGGTCCTGCCCGGAACGCGCGATCTTCGTTTCCTGA
- a CDS encoding aromatic ring-hydroxylating oxygenase subunit alpha, producing the protein MPHFAKPAAGSWTEQYPELGTSPVNYEDSIDPAYYEAEREAVFKRTWLNVGRVEQVPKTGSYFTKELAVADTSLIVVRGRDKEIRAFHNICRHRGNKLVWNDFPGEEVKGTCRQFTCKYHAWRYSLDGDLTFVQQEQEFFDLDKSDYGLKQVRCEVWEGFVFVNLDPNAPPLREYLGDLAKGLEGYPFHEMTEVFTYKAEIGSNWKLFIDAFAEFYHAPVLHMKQAVKDEADKLFNVGYEALHYEIHSPHSMISSWGGMSPPKDLSIVKPIERVLRSGLFGPWEAPDIEGLDPLPPGLNPGGHRAWGNDSFEFFPNMTLLIWKPGWYLTYHYWPTAVDRHIFEANLYFVPARTARERLKQELAAVTFKEYALQDGNTLEATQTMLKSRVVTDFPLCDQELLLRHLHKTVADHVKEHTDAAQ; encoded by the coding sequence ATGCCACACTTCGCCAAGCCGGCGGCCGGAAGCTGGACCGAGCAGTACCCCGAGTTGGGCACGAGCCCCGTGAACTACGAGGACTCGATCGACCCCGCGTACTACGAGGCCGAGCGGGAGGCCGTCTTCAAGCGGACCTGGCTGAACGTCGGGCGCGTGGAGCAGGTGCCGAAGACCGGCAGCTACTTCACGAAGGAGCTCGCGGTCGCGGACACCTCGCTGATCGTCGTGCGGGGCAGGGACAAGGAGATCCGTGCCTTCCACAACATCTGCCGACACCGCGGCAACAAGCTGGTGTGGAACGACTTCCCCGGTGAGGAGGTCAAGGGCACCTGCCGTCAGTTCACCTGCAAGTACCACGCCTGGCGCTACAGCCTCGACGGCGATCTCACCTTCGTCCAGCAGGAGCAGGAGTTCTTCGACCTGGACAAGTCCGACTACGGCCTCAAGCAGGTCCGCTGCGAGGTCTGGGAAGGCTTCGTCTTCGTCAACCTGGACCCGAACGCGCCGCCGCTGCGGGAGTACCTCGGCGACCTGGCCAAGGGCCTGGAGGGCTATCCCTTCCACGAGATGACCGAGGTCTTCACCTACAAGGCCGAGATCGGCAGCAACTGGAAGCTGTTCATCGACGCGTTCGCGGAGTTCTACCACGCCCCCGTCCTGCACATGAAGCAGGCCGTCAAGGACGAGGCCGACAAGCTCTTCAACGTCGGGTACGAAGCACTGCACTACGAGATCCACAGTCCGCACTCGATGATCTCGTCCTGGGGAGGCATGTCGCCGCCCAAGGACCTGAGCATCGTCAAGCCCATCGAACGCGTGCTGCGCAGCGGCCTGTTCGGACCGTGGGAGGCGCCCGACATCGAGGGGCTCGACCCCCTGCCCCCCGGCCTCAACCCGGGCGGGCACCGAGCCTGGGGGAACGATTCCTTCGAGTTCTTCCCCAACATGACGCTGCTGATCTGGAAGCCCGGCTGGTATCTGACGTACCACTACTGGCCGACGGCGGTGGACAGGCACATCTTCGAGGCCAACCTGTACTTCGTGCCCGCCAGGACGGCCCGCGAGCGGCTCAAGCAGGAGCTCGCGGCGGTGACGTTCAAGGAGTACGCCCTCCAGGACGGCAACACCCTGGAGGCCACCCAGACCATGCTCAAGAGCCGGGTCGTGACCGACTTCCCGCTCTGCGACCAGGAGTTGCTGCTCCGCCATCTGCACAAGACGGTCGCCGACCACGTCAAGGAGCACACCGATGCTGCCCAGTGA
- a CDS encoding cytochrome P450: MTTDDDADRKKHTVHFDRHTPEYRHQFTETTHELQSRCPIAWTETHGGHWVASGNREVFELARAAEFISNDHDVRGERRGYQGITIPPPSKERGQVQGGFLEMDPPEQRHYRQSLNPYLSPAAISRWVPVIDEVVRAAIDEKIESGRIDFVDDLANVVPAVLTLAMMGIPLKDWTVYNEPAHASVYTPPDSPDMKRVAELARNMGIGLARTIAEIRANPRPGLVDALIHADINGRTPPDSELLGVLALLIGGGFDTTTALTAHALEWLGENPAERDRLSRERDTLLDSATEEFLRFFAPAPGDGRTFSADCEIAGTRFKEGERLWLSWAMANRDPSVFPDPDTIHLERPANRHSSFGLGIHRCIGSNVARTVFKRMVTQVFDRMPDYRCDPEGTVHYETIGIIQGMRHLPATFTPGPRLGAGLDETLEKLQQVCDEQRLAEPVTVRRAKAQIAE, encoded by the coding sequence ATGACCACGGACGACGACGCCGACCGCAAGAAGCACACGGTCCACTTCGACCGGCACACCCCCGAGTACCGGCACCAGTTCACCGAGACCACCCACGAGTTGCAGTCCAGGTGCCCGATCGCCTGGACCGAGACGCACGGCGGCCACTGGGTCGCCAGCGGCAACCGCGAGGTCTTCGAACTGGCCCGGGCAGCCGAGTTCATCTCCAACGACCACGACGTGAGGGGGGAGCGGCGCGGATACCAGGGCATCACCATCCCGCCGCCGTCCAAGGAACGGGGACAGGTTCAGGGCGGGTTCCTGGAGATGGACCCGCCCGAGCAGCGCCACTACCGCCAGTCGCTCAACCCCTACCTCTCGCCGGCCGCCATCAGCCGCTGGGTCCCGGTGATCGACGAGGTGGTGCGGGCCGCCATCGACGAGAAGATCGAGTCCGGCCGGATCGACTTCGTAGACGACCTGGCCAACGTCGTCCCGGCCGTCCTCACCCTGGCGATGATGGGTATCCCGCTCAAGGACTGGACCGTCTACAACGAGCCCGCCCACGCCTCCGTCTACACACCGCCGGACTCGCCCGACATGAAGCGGGTCGCCGAACTGGCCCGGAACATGGGCATCGGCCTGGCCAGGACCATCGCGGAGATCCGCGCCAACCCCAGGCCCGGTCTGGTGGACGCCCTGATCCACGCGGACATCAACGGCAGGACCCCGCCGGACAGTGAACTCCTGGGCGTACTCGCCCTGTTGATCGGCGGCGGCTTCGACACCACGACCGCGCTCACCGCGCACGCGCTTGAGTGGCTCGGGGAGAATCCCGCTGAGCGGGACCGCCTCAGCCGCGAGCGGGACACCCTGCTGGACTCTGCCACGGAGGAGTTCCTGCGGTTCTTCGCACCTGCGCCGGGCGACGGACGCACGTTCTCCGCCGACTGCGAGATCGCCGGAACACGGTTCAAGGAGGGAGAACGGCTCTGGCTGTCCTGGGCGATGGCCAACCGCGACCCCTCCGTCTTCCCCGACCCCGACACCATCCATCTGGAACGCCCGGCCAACCGGCACAGCAGCTTCGGCCTCGGCATCCACCGCTGCATCGGATCCAACGTCGCGCGTACGGTCTTCAAGCGCATGGTCACCCAGGTGTTCGACCGTATGCCCGACTACCGGTGCGACCCGGAGGGCACTGTGCACTACGAGACCATCGGCATCATCCAGGGCATGCGCCATCTCCCGGCGACCTTCACCCCGGGCCCCCGGCTCGGCGCCGGACTCGACGAGACGCTGGAGAAGCTGCAGCAGGTCTGCGACGAGCAGCGGCTCGCCGAGCCGGTGACGGTTCGCAGGGCGAAGGCGCAGATCGCCGAATGA
- a CDS encoding ABC transporter substrate-binding protein, producing the protein MRRLLIATALVLALAGCSDRSTNTSSAGEPSTSASGAAANADFGTLKNVCHSGSPKSVTEQGVTDSEIKVGVFSDIGFTKNPEFVNAAKVFTSWCNAAGGINGRKIVPVTRDSKLMEVQQRMIEACRDDFALVGGGAAFDGLGVKARLNCLLPDFPAQSGMVNAVGADLQVLAQSAGVGYAVYTGYYSWLIKEAFPDSAQHVGVISGDVPITKVIAEQDKELIPALGGKLDYADVYPAAGVSDWTPYAQTIKSKKIKGLIFNGSFAELAKLEQALTNTGYKLDWIDTNNNAYGPAFLKLAGTAIAEQNNYADLSGVTPLEQAADNPATKQVQELFAKYAPDAQVTLPALRSFTAWLLFATAAGECDDLTRKCVYENAMKQTEWTAGGLQAPMDLTKVTNPPKCFNVVQATDKGWTVADFKPDQGSYRCDIPAYKYKGSYGKPMTLADVGKSMADLK; encoded by the coding sequence ATGAGACGACTGCTCATCGCGACCGCGCTCGTCCTGGCCCTGGCCGGGTGTTCCGATCGCTCCACGAACACATCCAGTGCCGGAGAGCCGTCCACATCCGCGTCCGGTGCCGCCGCGAACGCGGACTTCGGCACACTCAAGAACGTCTGCCACTCCGGCAGCCCCAAGTCCGTGACCGAACAGGGAGTCACCGACAGCGAGATCAAGGTCGGTGTGTTCAGCGACATCGGGTTCACCAAGAACCCGGAGTTCGTCAACGCGGCCAAGGTGTTCACCTCGTGGTGCAATGCCGCCGGCGGCATCAACGGCCGCAAGATCGTCCCCGTCACCCGCGACTCCAAGCTCATGGAGGTGCAGCAGCGGATGATCGAGGCCTGCCGGGACGACTTCGCGCTCGTCGGTGGCGGTGCCGCCTTCGACGGGCTCGGTGTCAAGGCGCGGCTGAACTGTCTGCTGCCCGACTTCCCCGCGCAGTCGGGCATGGTGAACGCCGTCGGCGCGGACCTCCAGGTGCTCGCCCAGAGCGCGGGAGTCGGCTACGCGGTATACACCGGCTACTACTCCTGGCTGATCAAGGAGGCCTTCCCGGACTCCGCCCAGCACGTCGGCGTCATCTCCGGTGACGTTCCGATCACCAAGGTCATCGCCGAGCAGGACAAGGAACTGATCCCGGCGCTCGGCGGCAAGCTGGACTACGCGGACGTCTACCCGGCGGCCGGCGTCTCCGACTGGACGCCGTACGCGCAGACCATCAAGAGCAAGAAGATCAAGGGCCTCATCTTCAACGGCTCCTTCGCCGAGCTCGCCAAGCTGGAACAGGCGCTCACCAACACCGGCTACAAGCTCGACTGGATCGACACCAACAACAACGCCTACGGCCCCGCCTTCCTCAAGCTGGCCGGAACCGCGATCGCGGAGCAGAACAACTACGCCGATCTCAGCGGGGTCACCCCGCTGGAGCAGGCCGCCGACAACCCGGCGACCAAGCAGGTCCAGGAGCTGTTCGCCAAGTACGCGCCCGACGCCCAGGTCACCCTGCCCGCGCTGCGCTCCTTCACCGCCTGGCTGCTGTTCGCCACCGCTGCCGGTGAGTGCGACGACCTGACCCGCAAGTGCGTGTACGAGAACGCGATGAAACAGACGGAGTGGACCGCGGGCGGTCTCCAGGCCCCCATGGACCTGACGAAGGTCACCAACCCGCCCAAGTGCTTCAACGTGGTGCAGGCGACCGACAAGGGCTGGACCGTCGCCGATTTCAAGCCGGATCAGGGCTCCTACCGTTGCGACATCCCGGCTTACAAGTACAAGGGTTCCTATGGCAAGCCGATGACGCTCGCCGACGTCGGCAAGTCGATGGCGGACCTGAAGTAG
- a CDS encoding carboxymuconolactone decarboxylase family protein yields MNHPRRIAPLPHAEYLKALGPSAPDPQKPPSNALGLLARHPELAKAFLAFNKYLLVDSTLSKRTRELVVLRVAWRRQCRYEWAQHVLIARRAGISDEEIDLVRTGAPTLLNRAVDELETDSRLSDATYEALGADLDEQQLLDLVFTVGTYGVLATTFNTFEVELDPGIPHENFNSHT; encoded by the coding sequence ATGAACCACCCGCGCCGTATCGCGCCGCTCCCGCACGCCGAGTACCTGAAGGCGCTGGGCCCCTCGGCCCCCGACCCGCAGAAACCGCCCTCGAACGCGCTCGGACTGCTCGCCCGGCACCCCGAACTGGCCAAGGCCTTCCTCGCGTTCAACAAGTACCTGCTCGTCGACTCGACGCTCTCGAAGCGCACCCGTGAGCTGGTCGTCCTGCGGGTGGCATGGCGGCGGCAGTGCCGGTACGAGTGGGCGCAGCACGTCCTGATCGCCCGGCGCGCCGGGATCTCCGACGAGGAGATCGACCTGGTCCGGACCGGCGCCCCGACACTCCTCAACCGGGCGGTGGACGAGCTGGAGACGGACTCGCGGCTGTCCGACGCGACCTACGAGGCACTGGGCGCGGACCTGGACGAGCAGCAGCTCCTGGACCTGGTGTTCACGGTCGGCACATACGGCGTGCTGGCCACGACCTTCAACACCTTCGAGGTGGAGCTGGATCCAGGAATCCCTCACGAGAACTTCAATAGCCACACATGA
- a CDS encoding aldehyde dehydrogenase family protein, with protein sequence MKRLLIDGSLVGTENLFPSLNPATGEVLGQAPDATVAQTEAAVAAARRAFDTTNWPTDVQFRIRCLDQLHQALTDHLEELRELTIAEVGAPRMLTYGPQLDDPVKLVRYYADLLRKYPLTEDLGEVEIRGQRHRRWVEKEAVGVVSAITAYNYPNQLALAKLAPSLAAGCTVVLKGAPDTPLTTLFLGELIAGHTDIPPGVVNVLTSTSVEAAEVLTGHPDVDMVSFTGSTATGRRIMEVAGRTVKKVFLELGGKSAMIILDDADFTTAAMFAAGTICSHSGQGCALTTRLLVPRAHHDEIVEKVAAGLARMRMGDPTDPKTFAGPLISARQRDKVDGMVQRAVAAGAKLVSGGTKVDPGFYFTPTLLTDVDPDSEIAQDEVFGPVLAVIPYDDDDDAVRIANNSVYGLSGGIQSADEERAVALARRIRTGTFSINGGNYFAADVPFGGYKQSGIGRESGVPGLEEFLEYKSFAAVVR encoded by the coding sequence GTGAAGCGGCTGCTGATCGACGGATCGCTCGTCGGGACCGAGAACCTCTTCCCCTCGCTCAACCCCGCCACCGGCGAGGTCCTGGGCCAGGCTCCCGATGCCACGGTCGCCCAGACGGAGGCCGCCGTGGCCGCCGCCCGTCGCGCCTTCGACACCACGAACTGGCCGACCGACGTCCAGTTCCGCATCCGCTGTCTCGACCAGCTCCACCAGGCGCTGACCGACCACCTGGAAGAGCTGCGCGAGCTGACGATCGCCGAGGTCGGCGCACCCCGCATGCTCACCTACGGCCCCCAGCTCGACGACCCGGTCAAACTCGTCCGCTACTACGCGGACCTGCTGCGCAAGTACCCCCTGACCGAGGACCTCGGCGAGGTCGAGATCCGCGGTCAGCGCCACCGCCGCTGGGTGGAGAAGGAGGCCGTCGGGGTCGTCTCCGCGATCACCGCGTACAACTACCCCAACCAGCTGGCCCTGGCCAAGCTCGCCCCCTCGCTCGCCGCGGGCTGCACGGTCGTCCTCAAGGGCGCCCCGGACACGCCCCTGACGACGCTGTTCCTGGGTGAACTGATCGCCGGGCACACCGACATCCCGCCCGGCGTGGTCAACGTGCTGACCTCCACCTCCGTCGAGGCCGCCGAGGTGCTCACCGGCCACCCCGACGTCGACATGGTCTCCTTCACCGGGTCCACCGCCACCGGCCGCCGGATCATGGAGGTCGCCGGCCGCACCGTGAAGAAGGTGTTCCTGGAACTCGGCGGCAAGTCCGCGATGATCATCCTCGACGACGCCGACTTCACCACCGCCGCCATGTTCGCGGCCGGCACCATCTGCTCCCACTCGGGACAGGGCTGCGCGCTCACCACCCGGCTTCTGGTGCCCCGGGCGCATCACGACGAGATCGTCGAGAAGGTCGCCGCCGGCCTTGCCCGGATGCGCATGGGCGACCCCACCGACCCCAAGACCTTCGCCGGGCCGCTCATCAGCGCCAGACAGCGCGACAAGGTCGACGGCATGGTCCAGCGGGCCGTCGCCGCGGGCGCGAAGCTCGTCAGCGGGGGTACGAAGGTCGACCCCGGCTTCTACTTCACTCCCACCCTGCTCACCGACGTCGACCCGGACAGCGAGATCGCCCAGGACGAGGTATTCGGCCCCGTGCTCGCGGTCATCCCGTACGACGACGATGACGACGCCGTGCGCATCGCCAACAACTCGGTCTACGGGCTGTCCGGCGGGATCCAGAGCGCCGACGAGGAACGGGCCGTCGCCCTGGCCCGCCGCATCCGTACCGGCACGTTCAGCATCAACGGCGGCAACTACTTCGCCGCGGACGTGCCGTTCGGCGGCTACAAGCAGTCCGGCATCGGCCGCGAGAGCGGGGTCCCCGGGCTTGAGGAGTTCCTGGAGTACAAGTCCTTCGCGGCGGTCGTCCGGTGA
- a CDS encoding CaiB/BaiF CoA transferase family protein, translated as MRPLEGIRVLEVAMYGFVPSAGAVLADWGADVIKVEHAVNGDPQRGLRRTGTFVVEGDPNPNVEHANRGKRSLGLDISKTEGREVLYDLARRADVFLTSFLPGHRERFGIDVDDIRAVNPDIVYARGSALGPRGPEAVKGGYDMTAFWCRAGTAASITPAGSEGLINPPGPAYGDTISGTNLAGGIAAALLRRERTGETSVVDVSLLGSGVWAMGHATALSLHLGRPWAAPPAGAHGSPANPLSGLYVTSDGHHLAFVMMQPGKFWADVCHHIDRPDLAEDPRFATADLIAANTEQAVKILREVLAGRTLADWTKRFATLAGPWAPVQNTLQVGEDAQVRANEYLVTAGELQLAASPVQFDVTTPVPLGPAPEFAAQTEEILLELGLDWARILELKEAGAVT; from the coding sequence GTGAGGCCCCTGGAGGGAATCCGGGTCCTCGAAGTCGCCATGTACGGCTTCGTCCCCTCGGCCGGAGCCGTACTCGCCGACTGGGGTGCCGACGTCATCAAGGTCGAGCACGCGGTCAACGGCGATCCGCAACGCGGGCTCAGGCGGACCGGCACGTTCGTCGTCGAGGGTGACCCGAACCCCAACGTCGAGCACGCCAACCGGGGCAAGCGCAGCCTGGGCCTCGACATCTCCAAGACCGAGGGCCGCGAGGTGCTCTACGACCTGGCCAGGCGCGCGGACGTGTTCCTCACCAGCTTCCTGCCCGGACACCGCGAACGGTTCGGCATCGACGTGGACGACATCCGCGCCGTCAACCCGGACATCGTCTACGCCCGGGGGAGCGCCCTCGGACCACGCGGCCCCGAGGCCGTCAAGGGCGGCTACGACATGACCGCCTTCTGGTGCCGGGCCGGCACCGCGGCCAGCATCACCCCGGCCGGCAGCGAAGGTCTCATCAACCCGCCCGGACCCGCCTACGGGGACACCATCTCGGGGACCAACCTCGCCGGCGGTATCGCGGCGGCGCTGCTGCGACGCGAACGCACCGGTGAGACCTCGGTCGTCGACGTGTCCCTGCTCGGCAGCGGCGTCTGGGCCATGGGACACGCCACCGCGCTCTCCCTCCATCTCGGCAGGCCCTGGGCCGCGCCACCGGCGGGCGCCCACGGCTCCCCGGCCAACCCCCTGTCCGGGCTGTACGTCACCTCCGACGGCCACCATCTGGCCTTCGTGATGATGCAGCCCGGCAAGTTCTGGGCCGACGTGTGCCACCACATCGACCGCCCGGACCTCGCCGAGGACCCCCGCTTCGCCACCGCCGACCTCATTGCCGCCAACACCGAGCAGGCCGTCAAGATCCTGCGCGAGGTGCTCGCGGGCCGCACACTCGCCGACTGGACGAAGCGCTTCGCCACCCTCGCCGGACCCTGGGCCCCCGTACAGAACACCCTCCAGGTGGGCGAGGACGCCCAGGTCCGGGCCAACGAGTACCTCGTGACGGCCGGCGAACTCCAACTCGCCGCCAGCCCCGTGCAGTTCGACGTCACCACCCCCGTACCACTCGGGCCTGCGCCCGAGTTCGCCGCCCAGACCGAGGAGATCCTCCTCGAACTGGGCCTGGACTGGGCCCGCATCCTCGAACTGAAAGAGGCGGGCGCGGTCACCTGA